GACCGTAGAGAAGAAAATCATAGACGCAGTTGCGGTTATTGCTAATGAAAACCGTTACCACCCTGTCTGTGATTTTCTCAATGCCCTGCAATGGGACGGAACGGAACGCATACGCTTCTGTCTGCACCGTTTTCTCGGTTCTGATACAGATGATTACACCTATGAAGCATTGAAGTTGTTTCTGCTGGGAGCTATCTCACGAGCCTTTAAGCCGGGGTGCAAATTTGAGGTAATGCTCTGCCTTGTGGGCGGTCAGGGAGCCGGAAAGTCCTCTTTCTTCCGTTTGCTTGCGGTCAATGATGATTGGTTCTCTGATGACTTGAAAAAGCTGGATGATGAAAATGTGTACCGCAAAATGCAGGGGCATTGGATTATTGAAATGTCGGAAATGATTGCAACCGCCAACGCTAAGAGCATTGAAGAAATCAAGTCCTTTCTGAGCCGCCAAAAGGAAACCTATAAGATACCCTATGAAACACATCCGGCAGACAGAAAACGACAATGTGTGTTTGGAGGTTCTTCTAATACCCTTGACTTTCTTCCCCTTGACAGAACAGGCAACCGCCGCTTCGTTCCGGTTATGGTCTATCCTGAAAGGGCTGAGGTTCATATTTTGGCAGATGAACAGGCTTCCAGAGAGTATATCAATCAGATGTGGGCAGAAGCTATGGAGATTTACAGAAGCGGCAATTTCCGTCTGAGATTCAGTCCGGCTATGAACGCTTATCTGAAAGCCCACCAAAAGGACTTTATGCCGGAGGACACAAAGGCAGGACAGATTTTAGACTATTTGGAACGCTATTCCGGCAGCATGGTCTGTTCCAAACAGCTTTATAAGGAAGCACTGGGGCATGATTATGACGAACCGAAACAATGGGAACTGCGAGAGATCAACGACATTATGAATAACGCTGTCACAGGCTGGAGGGCGTTCAGCAATCCTAGGTATTTTCCAGAGCCTTACCGCAGACAAAAAGGCTGGGAGCGTATCAGGAACGACAACGAGCCTGACAACAGCATGGATGGTTTTCAGGAAATCCCGACAGAGGAAATGGAACAGTTAGGACTTCCGGAAGAATGGTTGAAGCAAAAATAAAAGCCAATTGTCGCTTCGGTTGTCGAGCCGGTTGTCGGTCTGGTTGTCGGGCGAAAATCCCGAAAGCCTTGATATTGCGGCACTTTTCCCTCTCTGACAACCATGACAACCAATATTATAAAGAAAAAGGAAATAGTAAAAAGATAGTATCGCCCGATAAAGAAAAAAGGTTTTCTGATGTCCGTTGTCGGAACTTCGTTGTCAGACCTTTCCTTGTCGGGCTTTTTCATTCAAGGAGGAATATCGTATGACAAATATTGTGAACAGTACACTACCCACCCCAAATAACCATTCGGAGAAAAACAAACCGGATGGAGTTTTTGTGATTAAGCAAGGCAAAACAAATTATAAAGTCAAAGTGTTTTTTGACCATAGTAGCGGTTTGACTGCGGAGGACAGGTTGAAACGCATTATTCAGGCAGAAGCAGAGAGAGAATCTGCGTAAGTAATATGAAAAATATCCACGCACCCCCTTGACAAAAGCTTTCAGAGGATACCTTGTTGTCCGCAATGGAGACTGCCGGAAAAGAGAATATGCCGGAGGACGCCGAGCGAAAAGGTCTGGGGACACCGGCCACCCGTGCCGGTATTTTGGAAAAGCTGGTATCTGCCGGTTTTCTGGAACGAAAAAAGAACAGAAAAACGGTGCAGCTTCTTCCTTCCCACGATGCAGTTTCCCTTATCACAGTCTTGCCGGAACAGCTGCAATCGCCGCTTCTGACTGCCGAGTGGGAGTATCGCCTGGGCGAGATCGAGCGCAGGCAGCTTGCCCCGGAGGAGTTTTTAGACGGTATCAGTGCCATGCTGAAAGATCTGGTGGGGACTTATCAGGTCATCAAGGGAACTGAGTACCTGTTCACTCCGCCCCACGAGGTGGTGGGCAAATGCCCTCGCTGCGGTGGGGGAGTTGCAGAACTGCAAAAAGGCTTCTTCTGTCAGAATGATTCTTGCAGATTTGCAATCTGGAAAAACAACAAATGGTGGGCTGCCAAGAAAAAACAGCCGACCAAGGCCGTGGTGTCTGCGCTGCTGAACGATGGCCGTGTCCGTGTGACGGGGCTATATTCGGAGAAAACCGGCAAGACCTACGATGCCACTGTGGTTTTGGAGGACGATGGACAGTATGCTAACTTCAAGCTGGAATTTGACCAGCGGAAAGGAGGCAGCCGATGAAGCTCTCTTTAGTGGAACGGGAAACCATTCTCCTCTATAACCAGGCAGAACCAATGGCTGAGGTCTACACCCACGATCCCCGTCTGATGGAGAAGCTGGAACTGCTGGCAAAAAAGAACCCCGACCAGATCACCCGAAAGGACGCCCATAACTTTACCGTCCCCAAGCGGTGTGTATCAGTCCGGGAGCCATACAGCGCCGAGCGCCGCAAAGCTGCCAGTGAGCGTGCGAAAGCCGCCGGATACCAGCCCCCTGTGAAAAAGTCCGGCAGTTAAAGGCACATGGCAGAGAATGTATTTGAAGCAGTCAAGCAGTCGGTCAGCACCAGAGAAGCGGCAGAGTTTTATGGGATCGAGGTCAAACGAAATGGCATGGCCTGCTGTCCCTTCCACGATGATAAGAACCCCAGCATGAAGGTAGACCAGCGGTTCCACTGCTTTGGCTGCGGTGCAGATGGGGATGTGATCGACTTTACCGCAAAGCTCTTTAACCTCTCCCCAAAAGAAGCGGCGGAGAAACTGGCACAGGACTTTGGCCTGATCTATGACAGTCAGGCCCCGCCCCGCAGGAGATATGTCCGGCAAAAAACCGAGGCACAGAAGTTTCGGGAGAATCGACAGCGCTGTTATCGCGTGCTGTCCGATTACTACTATCTGCTGAAAAAATGGGAGGTCGACCGTTCTCCCAGGACACCGGAGGAAGAACCGCACCCCCGTTTTGTAGAAGCAATCCAGAAGAAAGCCTATGTAGAGTACCTGCTGGACCTTTTTCTTTATGAAAGTGAAGAAGAACAAAAGGCATGGATTGCAGAACACACAGCGGAAATCACACACTTGGAAAGGAGATTGAAAATCATGGCTGAGAATAAACCCACCAATCGAGAACGGCTAAGGGAAATCACAGATGGCATCGAGCAGGGTATCAAAGAACTGTTTGAGAGTGAAAAGTATATGCGCTATCTGTCCGTCATGTCCCGCTTCCACCGCTATTCGGTAAACAACACCATGCTCATCTATATGCAGAAGCCGGACGCCACATTGGTAGCCGGATACAATAAGTGGAAAGACCAGTTTGAGCGTCATGTAAAAAAGGGCGAGCATGGCATTACCATCATTGCCCCAACACCGTATAAGAAGAAAATCGAGGAGCAGAAGCTGGACCCAGATACCAAGGCTCCGATTCTGGATAAAGACGGAAAGATCGTCACAGAGGAAAAAGAAATTGAGATTCCCATGTTCCGCCCGGTCAAGGTCTTTGATGTGAGCCAGACCGACGGGAAACCTTTGCCGGAGCTTGCTTCCTCCCTTTCCGGCAATGTGCCAAATTATGAGGTGTTTATGGAGGCTCTGCGCCGCAGTGCGCCGGTGCCGATCACTTTTGAAGCAATGGCCGCCGATACGGACGGCTATTTTTCTGCCGATCATCAGAAAATCGCTATTCGTCAGGGCATGAGTGAGGTGCAGACAGTTTCGGCCACGGTTCATGAGATTGCCCACAGCAAGCTCCATGACCCTAAAAAATATGAAATGCTACCGTCATGGAAGGTTGTGCTGGAGAGTGAAGGTGGAACCAAGCATGATTTCAAGTTGGATTTTGCCACAGAAAAAGAAGCCGAACAGTTTGCTTCTGATATGGATTGGCGTTATGTGGACGAAAATCAGTTTGAATGGCGTCTTGCAGTTGAGGAAGATGCAACCGCAGAAAAACAGGCAATCAAAAACCGTCACACGGAAGAAGTGGAGGCTGAAAGCATCTCCTATGCAGTCTGCAAATATTTTGGCATCGAGACAGGAGAAAACAGCTTTGGCTATATTGCCAGTTGGAGTCAAGGCAAGGAGCTGAAAGAACTGAGAGCCAGTTTGGAGACCATCAACAAAACCTCCGGCACTTTGATCTCCGACATTGAGCGCCACTATAAGGAAATCTGCAAAGAGCGCGGAATCGACCCTCATGCAAAGGTAGAGCCGGAACCCGCCCCGATAGAGCAGACAGAAGATGCCGCTAAGGTATCTGATAGACAGCAGACCGGCGATCTGACCTACTATGTAGCAGAGTGCATGGAATTTCCAAACCTCGGAGAATACCACGATAACCTGTCTTTGGAGGAAGCAATCCGCATTTATCAGGAGATTCCGGCAGGACGAATGAACGGGATAAAGGGCATTGGTTTTGAGCTGAAAGACGGAAGCGACTATGAAGGACCTTTTCCGATTTTGACCGGCCAGACCATTGACCTGGACACCATCCAGGCAATCGACTATTACCGTGATAATCCTCTGGTGCAAAAAGCGGTAAAGGAATTGGCTGCGGCAATGCCGGAAATGGAAGTGCTGGGGGCGGACGCCAATCAGCAGGAGGCTTTGTTTCTGATCGACAATGCCACCTATCTTCATATCCAGCCCTGTGACAGCGGCTGGGACTATACCCTTTACGATGCCGCGTCCATGAAAGAGTTGGATGGTGGTCAGCTGGATATGCCGGAGATTTCCCGCATGAAGGCAGTTCTCCAGATTTGTGATGACAACGATTTGGGCAGAGACTCGGTAAAATACGCACCGTTGTCCATGATTGAGACCTTGCAGGAAGCTGCCTACCAGCAGATGCAGGCAGAGGCCAGTCAGATGGCTGCTTCTTCTCAGCTGCCGGAAGCACAAGAGCAGGCGCTGGATGAATACCCTATGCCTGATGAGCAGGTATCCACACCGGATATGCAGGAATACGGCTACTTCTATGATGGGATGCTCCCTGTCACCAGAGAACGGGCGCTGGAACTGGATGCCGCTGGTTTGACCGTCTATGTGCTGCATGAGGACAATACGGAGAGCATGGTGTTTGACCCGCAGGAAATCATGGATCATGGCGGTCTTTTTGGCGTGGACCGTGAGGAATGGGAGAAAAGCCCTCAGTTCCACGAAAAGGTCATGGAGCGTCAGGAACATCAGCAGGAACGCGAACAGGCATTTCTATCCCAGAACAGAGATTGCTTTGCTATCTATCAGGTGAGCCGTGACGATCCGCAGAATGTGCGCTTTATGAATCTGGATTGGTTAAAGTCCCATGACATTTCCATAGACCGCAGCAATTATGACCTCATTTACACAGCTCCGCTGAGGGAGTCTGGCACGGTACCGGAGCAGCTGGAAAAACTATATGAGCAGTTTAATCTGCAAAAGCCGGCGGATTTTCACAGTCCTTCTATGAGTGTCAGTGACATCGTTGCGATCAAGCAGGACGGTAAGGTATCCTGTCATTACTGTGACAGTGTTGGTTTTACCCAGATCCCCGGATTCCTGCCGGAAAATCCGCTGAAAAATGCGGAGATGGCCGTGGAGGACGATTACGGCATGATCGACGGTATCATCAACAATGGCGCAAAAGAGCCTACGGTGGCAGAGCTGGAACAGCAGGCCCGCAACGGTCAGCCCATTTTCCTCATGGATTTGGCTGCCGCTGCCCATCGGGAGGAACGGGAAAAGAAAAAGTCCGTCATGGAGCAGCTGAAAAGCCAGCCCAAGGCAGAACACAAAAAGATAGCGCCAAAAAAGAGTGCGGAAAGGGAGATTTGATATGGGAAACTTTACTTTTGAGGAAATGAACCTGATGTGCATTTACAATACCGGCAGCCGCACCGGACTGATCGACAGCCTGCGTGAGATGCGCGGCGAGCTGGCCCCGGAGGAAACCGAGCTGCGGGAGTTGACAGACAGCGCACTGGGCAAGCTCCAGGCCATGAGTGATGCCGAGTTTGCCGAGCTGGAGTTGTATCCGGATTTTGACCAGTAAACACCATAATCGCAGGGATGGGGTGGCAATATGCCACCCCACCTTTTTACCCCAAAACTGAAAGGAGGACAGAACACTATGCCAACCAAAGCTGAACTATATGCACAGATGGCGGAGAAGGTGACAACGCAGCTCACGGGGAGCTGGCAGGAATGGGCAGGGTTTCTCACCACTGCTTCCCGCCTTTACAAGTACCCGTTCCATGAGCAGTTGATGATCTACGCCCAGCGTCCGGACGCCACCGCCTGTGCAGAGTACGATTTGTGGAATGAAAAGATGGGCCGGTATGTAAGGCGCGGCTCCAAGGGAATTGCTCTGGTGGACGATTCCGGGGACAGGCCCCGCCTGCGCTATGTTTTTGATATTTCCGACACCGGAACCCGTGAACATTCCCGCACTCCCTGGCTGTGGCAGCTGGAGGAGCGCCATTTGGATTCGGTGCAGGCCATGCTTGAGCGCACCTATGATGTTTCCGGTGATGACCTTGCCGGACAGCTCACCGAGGTAGCCGGAAAACTGGCTGAGGAATACTGGACGGAGCATCAGCAGGACTTCTTCTATATCGTTGACGGTTCCTTTTTGGAGGAATATGATGAGTTTAACATCGGAGTACAGTTCAAGGCAGCAGCCACCGTCAGTATCACTTATGCTTTGATGTCCCGCTGTGGACTGGAACCGGAACGCTACTTCGACCACGAAGATTTCATGGCGATCTTTGATTTCAATACTCCGGCAACCATCGGAGCGCTGGGAACAGCGGTCAGCCAGATCAACCAGCAGGTGCTGCGGCAGATCGGCGTTACCGTCCGAAATGCAGAGCGCGAAGCCAACCAAGAAAGGAGCAAACAAGATGAACAATCCCATGACCTATATCCAGAACGGAGACTATCTGATTCCCGACCTGAAGCTGAGCCAGCAGCCGGAGAAACCCCTGGGCAAGTACGGCAGGATGAGGAAAACCTACCTGAAGGAACACCGTCCCATCCTCTACAACCAGATGTTGCTGAGCGAGAAGCTGTACCCGCACCTTCTGGAGATCGACGAGACCGCCCAGAGCAGACTGGAGCAGATGATGCCCCAGCTGACGAAGAAAGCGGGAGCCACCGAGGAACTGAAAGCCAGCGATCCCATGAAGTGGGTGGGGCTGATGAACACCTGCAAAGCTCAGGCCGAGGAAATCCTGATGGCGGAGCTTATCAACAGCTGACTCTAAACCTGTTCCTCTCCGAAGCGGAACAGATCCAATCCATAGATGAAGCAGAGAATGTAGCGCATACATCCTCTGCTTTTTCTTTTGCCCAAAATGACATCGACCATGTGCTGCGTTTGGGCGGCAATACAGACCGTCAAAGGGAGCGTGTGGTTGCAGCCTTTGAAAAGCAGAAAACCACCGCTGAGATTGCCGAGATACTGAAAACGCTGTACCACGGCGGCAATGGCCTTGGCAGTGTGAGCGCATGGTATGCCGAGGATGGTATCCATCTTTCCCACGGGAAGTCTGTCCGTTATGACAGGTCTGCCCAGGTCATTTCCTGGGAGAGCGCCGCAGAGCGTATCGGGGAGCTTTTGGAGAGCGGCCAGTTTGCCTCCAATGTGGAGCTTGCAGAAGTGGCAGGCTATGAACGATCCCTCCTTGCAGAAAAGCTCTGGTATCTGTATCACGATCTCAGTGAGGATGCCAGAGAAGCCGGATATTTGTCCTGCCTGTCAGAGATCAAAGGCAATGGTTTCCCGGAGGAGACCCGCCACCTGATGGAGCAGCTGAGTGAACCGGCTTTCCGCCAGACCCTCAAGGAAGAATACGCTGCCTTCTGGACTGCCTATCAGCAGGACCGTGACCTGTTGCGTTTTCACTATCATAGACCGAGGGAGATCTGGGAGAACCTGAAGGACCTTGACCTTCCACGCAGGACCTTTTCTTCAGAGCTTTCCCAAGTGCCAACCGTCCAGCACTTTATTACCGAGGATGAGATCGACGCCGCCATGACCGGCGGTAGCAGTTTTGCCGGAGGAAAAGGCCGTATCTATGCGTTCTTCATGGAAAACCATACGGATAAGGAAAAAGTGAGATTCCTCAAAGACGAGTATGGCATTGGCGGACGCTCTCATGCCCTGTCCGGCGCAACACACAGCGGCGAAGATCACGACGGGAAAGGGTTGCACTATAAAAAGCAGGACTGCCCGGATGTTCACTTGAACTGGGAAAAGGTTGCCAAGCGCATTACCTCTCTTGTCCAGAAAGGCCGCTATCTTACCGAACAGGAACAGGCGCAGTATGACAAAATCCAGGCTGAACAGGAACTGGCCGAAGAAGATGCTATTCAAGCCCAGCAGCCGGAGGTGGAGAAAGAAACGCCAAAGCCTACCCTTCGGGAGCAGTTTGAGCAGTATAAGACTGTGGTGACTGCCGCCATTTCCGAGGATGCCGCATACCGCAATGCCTGCGGGCATTCTGACCGTGAAAATGCTGTCATCGAGGGCAATGCCGCTGTGCGCCGTGCGGTCCTTGGTTCTAAGGATATGGAGCTGATTCGCCTCTATTCGGATGTGCCGGAGTTCCGACAGCGACTGCACCGGGAAGTGATCGACGAAACCTATCCAAAGCTCCATGAACTTCTGCGCCCTCTTTCTCAGGAAGATATTGATACTGCCATTTGTGCATGGAACGGCAATATCGAGAGTAAACATGCTGTCGTCCGTTATATGAAAGACCATGCAAGAGAGAAAGATACCGCTGCATGGCTGGCTCAGGAATACAGTGGCAGCAACATCCCGTTCGTTGTCCGTGCCGGAAGCCCGGAGGAAACGCAGCTGCCCTGGCCGAAGGTACAGCGCAGGCTTGCCCAGCTGATTCAGGAGGACCGGTTCTATACCGAAGAAGAACAGGAACGTTTTGACAACATCGACCCCATCGCCATCCGGGAAGCCCTGGAGGAAAGAGGGATTGTCAACGGACAGGTGGCAGACCCGGAAAAACTGGACAATGACCCATTTATCCAACAGGTGGTGTCGGATGTAGGGCAGATCGCAGATGCCGAGACAGAGCAGACTTCCAAAGTTTCCATTTCCGATGAGGAATATGACGCAGTTCGCCGCCCAATTCCGCAAAGAACCTCCTATGACCCAGCCGCCCCGGTCTATGCCGTGGGCGATACCGTGTATATCGAGGATGACGCCTATCAGATCACCGAGCTGCGGGAGGACACCGTACAGCTTCTGCCCACCGGGATGGTATATCCCATCTACCGGGCAGAGCGCAAAGAACAGTTCGAGCAGCTGCTTCGGGCAGACCGCCGCAATGCTTACTATACCGAATTTCTTCCTATTGACCCGGACAAGGCAGATCAGGACTTGCGGGATGTATTGGCTCATGGACTGATGGATGAAGCGGATAAAAAGCAGATTTTCACGCTGCTGCAATCCGGCAGGAGCAACAGCGAGATCGCCTACTGGCTGAGCAGAGCCTATTCCGGTGAGATCGAGACACTGAATCTGGAGACCGGCGATATTGCCGATTACCGTACCACGGCACAGGGCATAGAACTGGAAGTCATGGATGCAGAGGAAAAGCGTCTGGCTATGCTGTATTTCCGCTGGGATGAAGTTGCGCCTTTGCTGCGCGGGATGTATGCCCGTCAGCAGGACGGTTTTGGACAGGAACAGCCCCAACCGACTACCGAATCCCCGACCTTCCATTCCGAGACCATGGCCGTCTATCCGGGCGATAAGAACCATCTACCTTATGATGTGGTGGTGGAACAGCTGCATATCGAGGAGCCGGAGCCGCCAGCCCCTGTAACAGAGCCGGAGAAAACCTTTGAGGAAGTGTTGGATGAACACCCGGTTTCCATTCAGGTCAATGGCCAGTGGCAGACCTTTCCCAATGCCAAAGCTGCCGAGGAAGCATCTTATGAGGAATACAAGGCTAACCTGCGCCGCAATGCAAAAAACTTCCGCATTACCGATGAGCATTTGGGTGAAGGCGGTCCGAAAGCCAAGTTCCAGGCAAATGTCAATGCGATTCGTTTGCTGAAAGAGCTGGAAGCTGCCGGACAGCAGGCAAGCCCCGAACAGCAGGAGGTTCTTTCTCGATACGTGGGCTGGGGCGGTCTCTCTGATGCGTTTGACCTGGAGAAACCGGTATGGGCTTTAGAGTATGCCCAGCTAAAAGAACTGCTGACCCCGGAGGAATATGCCGCCGCCAGAAGCTCTACCCTCAACGCCCATTACACCAGCCCTACGGTCATTCAGGCCATCTATGAAGCGGTGGACCGTATGGGATTTGAGACCGGAAATATTCTGGAGCCGTCTATGGGTGTGGGCAATTTCTTTGGTATGCTGCCGGAGAAAATGCGAAACAGCCGTCTGTACGGCGTGGAGCTGGACCCTGTTTCCGGGCGCATCGCAAAGCAGCTCTATCCCAAGGCGGACATCACAGTAGGCGGCTTTGAGACCACCGATAGGCGTGACTTCTTTGACCTTGCCATCGGCAATGTACCTTTCGGTCAGTATCAGGTCAATGACAAAGCCTACAACAAGCTGAATTTCAGTATTCACAACTACTTTTTCGCCAAAGCACTGGACCAGGTGCGTCCCGGCGGCGTGGTGGCTTTTGTAACCTCCCGCTATACTATGGACGCCAAGGATTCCACCGTGCGCCGCTATCTTGCCCAGCGTGCCGAGCTGCTGGGGGCTATCCGTCTGCCGAATGACGCGTTCAAAAAGAATGCCGGTGCCGAGGTGGTATCAGACATCATCTTCCTCCAAAAGCGGGACCGCCCGCTGGACATCGTGCCGGAATGGACTCAAACCGGACAGACGGAGGACGGATTTGCCATCAACCGGTATTTTATCGACCACCCGGAAATGGTGCTGGGCAGACAGGAGCCGGTAAGCACTGCTCATGGTATGGACTACACCGTAAACCCTATCGAGGGACTGGAGCTTTCCGACCAGCTGCATGATGCGGTGAAGTATATTCATGGCACTTATCAGGAGGCAGAGCTGCCGGAGCTGGGCGAAGGCGAAGCTATTGACACCTCCATTCCTGCCGACCCCAATGTGAAGAACTATTCCTATGCCATTGTAGACGGGCAGGTGTACTACCGGGAAAACAGCCGTATGGTGCGTCCTGACCTCAACGCCACCGCCGAAGCCCGTGTAAAAGGTCTTGTGGGACTGCGTGATTGTGTGCAGGAACTGATCGACCTTCAGATGGATGCAGCGGTTCCGGACAGCACCATTCGGGAGAAGCAGTCGGAACTGAACCAGCTCTATGACAGCTTTTCTGCCAAATACGGTCTCATCAATGACCGTGCAAACCGACTGGCCTATGCAGATGATTCTTCCTATTACCTGCTCTGTGCGCTGGAAGTCATCGACGAGGACGGGAAACTGGAACGTAAGGCAGATATGTTCACCAAGCGGACCATCAAGCCCCATCAGGCGGTGGCTGTGGTGGATACGGCAAGTGAAGCACTGGCGGTGTCCATCTCGGAAAAAGCCTGCGTGGATATGGACTATATGAGCCAGCTTACCGGAAAAACAAAAGAAGCACTGGCTGGAGAACTGCAAGGCGTGATCTTCCGTGTACCGGGACAGTTGGAGCAGGACGGAACGCCTCATTATGTGACTGCTGATGAATACCTCTCCGGCAATGTACGCCGCAAACTGCGTCAGGCGCAGCGGGCCGCACAGCAGGACCCGGTTTATGCAGTCAATGTGGAAGCTCTTACCGCCGCCCAGCCCAAAGACCTGGATGCGTCGGAGATTGAGGTGCGTCTGGGCGCTACCTGGATTGACAAGGAATATATCCAGCAATTTATGTATGAGACCTTTAATACCCCGTTTTATCTCCAGCGCAGTATTGGGGTCAACTATTCGTCCTTTACCGCTGAATGGCAGATCAAGGGGAAATCTTCTGTATCCTACAACGATGTGGCAGCTTATACCACCTATGGGACCAGTCGTGCCAATGCCTACAAGATTTTAGAGGACAGCCTGAACCTGCGGGATGTCCGCATCTATGACACCATAGAGGATGCAGACGGAAAAGAGCGCCGGGTTCTGAACGCCAAGGAGACCACCCTGGCAGCTCAAAAACAGCAGGCGATCCGGGAAGCCTTTAGGGACTGGATCTGGAGAGACCCGGAGCGCCGCCAGACTTTGGTGCGCCAGTACAACGAAGAAATGAACTCTACCCGTCCCCGCGAGTATGATGGCAGCCATATCACTTTTGGGGGCATGAACCCGGCCATTACCCTGCGGGAACACCAGAAAAGCGCCATCGCCCATGTGCTGTATGGAGGAAATACCCTGTTGGCACATGAAGTGGGCGCAGGCAAAACTTTTGAGATGGTAGCTGCTTCGATGGAAGCCAAACGCCTGGGCTTATGCCAGAAATCTCTCTTTGTTGTTCCAAACCATCTGACCGAGCAGTGGGCGTCGGAGTTTCTGCGTCTCTATCCTTCCGCCAATATCTTAGTCACCACAAAAAAGGACTTTGAGACTCATAACCGAAAGAAGTTCTGCGCTCGTATTGCGACGGGTGATTATGATGCCATCATCATGGGACACAGCCAGTTTGAGCGTATCCCCATCAGCCGGGAGCGTCAGGAACGGCTTCTCTATGAACAGATCGACGAGATCACTGAGGGGATTGCAGAGGTACAGGCCAGTGGCGGAGAGCGTTTTACCGTCAAGCAGCTGGAGCGTACCAGAAAGTCTCTGGAAGCCAGACTGGAAAAGCTGCAAGCCGAGGGACGAAAAGACGATGTGGTAACCTTCGAGCAGCTGGGTGTGGATCGGCTGTTTGTGGACGAGGCCCATAACTATAAAAACCTGTTTCTATACACAAAAATGCGGAATGTAGCAGGTTTATCCACATCGGACGCGCAGAAATCCTCCGATATGTTTGCCAAGTGCCGCTATATGGATGAGATCACCGGAAACCGTGGCGTGATTTTTGCCACCGGCACCCCGGTCAGCAACTCCATGACCGAGCTTTACACCATGCAGCGTTATCTTCAGTATGAACGCCTGCAAGAACTGAACATGACCCACTTCGACTGTTGGGCTTCCCGATTTGGGGAGACCGTCACAGCATTGGAGCTGGCACCGGAAGGCACCGGCTACCGGGCAAGAACGAGATTCAGCAAGTTCTTTAACCTGCCGGAGCTGATGAACCTGTTCAAAGAAGTGGCCGACATTAAGACTGCCGATCAGCTGAACCTGCCCACCCCGGAGGTGGAATACCACAACATCGTGGCGCAGCCTACCGAACATCAGCAGGAAATGGTCAAGACCCTTTCGGAGCGCGCATCGCTGGTACACAGCGGAACCGTTGACCCGTCCCAGGACAATATGCTCAAGATTACCTCGGATGGCCGTAAGCTGGGCCTGGACCAGAGGATCGTCAACCAGATGCTGCCGGATGAACCTGGCACAAAGGTCAATCAGTGCGTGGACAACATCATGCAGATCTGGCGGGATGGCGAAGCTGACAAGCTGACCCAGCTGGTGTTCTGCGACATTTCTACACCGCAGGCAAAAGCTCTTGCAAGCAAAGCGGCGAAAACGCTGG
The sequence above is drawn from the Dorea formicigenerans genome and encodes:
- a CDS encoding YodL domain-containing protein, whose amino-acid sequence is MAENVFEAVKQSVSTREAAEFYGIEVKRNGMACCPFHDDKNPSMKVDQRFHCFGCGADGDVIDFTAKLFNLSPKEAAEKLAQDFGLIYDSQAPPRRRYVRQKTEAQKFRENRQRCYRVLSDYYYLLKKWEVDRSPRTPEEEPHPRFVEAIQKKAYVEYLLDLFLYESEEEQKAWIAEHTAEITHLERRLKIMAENKPTNRERLREITDGIEQGIKELFESEKYMRYLSVMSRFHRYSVNNTMLIYMQKPDATLVAGYNKWKDQFERHVKKGEHGITIIAPTPYKKKIEEQKLDPDTKAPILDKDGKIVTEEKEIEIPMFRPVKVFDVSQTDGKPLPELASSLSGNVPNYEVFMEALRRSAPVPITFEAMAADTDGYFSADHQKIAIRQGMSEVQTVSATVHEIAHSKLHDPKKYEMLPSWKVVLESEGGTKHDFKLDFATEKEAEQFASDMDWRYVDENQFEWRLAVEEDATAEKQAIKNRHTEEVEAESISYAVCKYFGIETGENSFGYIASWSQGKELKELRASLETINKTSGTLISDIERHYKEICKERGIDPHAKVEPEPAPIEQTEDAAKVSDRQQTGDLTYYVAECMEFPNLGEYHDNLSLEEAIRIYQEIPAGRMNGIKGIGFELKDGSDYEGPFPILTGQTIDLDTIQAIDYYRDNPLVQKAVKELAAAMPEMEVLGADANQQEALFLIDNATYLHIQPCDSGWDYTLYDAASMKELDGGQLDMPEISRMKAVLQICDDNDLGRDSVKYAPLSMIETLQEAAYQQMQAEASQMAASSQLPEAQEQALDEYPMPDEQVSTPDMQEYGYFYDGMLPVTRERALELDAAGLTVYVLHEDNTESMVFDPQEIMDHGGLFGVDREEWEKSPQFHEKVMERQEHQQEREQAFLSQNRDCFAIYQVSRDDPQNVRFMNLDWLKSHDISIDRSNYDLIYTAPLRESGTVPEQLEKLYEQFNLQKPADFHSPSMSVSDIVAIKQDGKVSCHYCDSVGFTQIPGFLPENPLKNAEMAVEDDYGMIDGIINNGAKEPTVAELEQQARNGQPIFLMDLAAAAHREEREKKKSVMEQLKSQPKAEHKKIAPKKSAEREI
- a CDS encoding transposon-transfer assisting family protein, coding for MGNFTFEEMNLMCIYNTGSRTGLIDSLREMRGELAPEETELRELTDSALGKLQAMSDAEFAELELYPDFDQ
- a CDS encoding virulence-associated E family protein; translation: MNSELQNCQQTEPCTVEEIRNSLEQSEKGKVYNTAANYKRVLQYDPLLKGAIRKNLLTERIDIVKSLGWYRDSPTLTDVDVKYLLLYFEENYGLTVEKKIIDAVAVIANENRYHPVCDFLNALQWDGTERIRFCLHRFLGSDTDDYTYEALKLFLLGAISRAFKPGCKFEVMLCLVGGQGAGKSSFFRLLAVNDDWFSDDLKKLDDENVYRKMQGHWIIEMSEMIATANAKSIEEIKSFLSRQKETYKIPYETHPADRKRQCVFGGSSNTLDFLPLDRTGNRRFVPVMVYPERAEVHILADEQASREYINQMWAEAMEIYRSGNFRLRFSPAMNAYLKAHQKDFMPEDTKAGQILDYLERYSGSMVCSKQLYKEALGHDYDEPKQWELREINDIMNNAVTGWRAFSNPRYFPEPYRRQKGWERIRNDNEPDNSMDGFQEIPTEEMEQLGLPEEWLKQK
- a CDS encoding TnpV protein, whose translation is MNNPMTYIQNGDYLIPDLKLSQQPEKPLGKYGRMRKTYLKEHRPILYNQMLLSEKLYPHLLEIDETAQSRLEQMMPQLTKKAGATEELKASDPMKWVGLMNTCKAQAEEILMAELINS